A stretch of Mastomys coucha isolate ucsf_1 unplaced genomic scaffold, UCSF_Mcou_1 pScaffold3, whole genome shotgun sequence DNA encodes these proteins:
- the LOC116074586 gene encoding pre-mRNA-splicing factor ATP-dependent RNA helicase DHX16 has protein sequence MATPVDLEPWVQEELHSVLGPSKGYIARFLIATAQHCSSPEEFVQQLRNTNTLDFCGPDFALRLWSKVPGKAVVEKPARVAEQEARALLEKNRSYKLLEDCNSESGEEVVGRDGSSLQKKRKRQKQLQKKHQEEEEESVRKKTRGSKSPREEAQKRLKMAEEDRKAIVPELRKKSRREYLAKRAREKLEDLEAELADEEVLFGDVELSLHERRELKYKRRVRDLARKYRAAGQQEKLEATNRYHMPKETRGQPARAVDIVEEESGAPGEEQQRWEEAQLGAASLKFGARDAAAQEPKYQLVLEEEETIEFVLAAQLQGDEEPSSGPPLSAQAQQKESIRAERRSLPVFPFREELLTAIANHQVLIIEGETGSGKTTQIPQYLFEEGYTKKGMKIACTQPRRVAAMSVAARVAREMGVKLGNEVGYSIRFEDCTSERTVLRYMTDGMLLREFLSEPDLASYSVVMVDEAHERTLHTDILFGLIKDVARFRPELKVLVASATLDTARFSAFFDNAPVFRIPGRRFPVDIFYTKAPEADYLEACVVSVLQIHVTQPPGDILVFLTGQEEIEAACEMLRDRCRRLGSKIRELLVLPIYANLPSHMQARIFQPTPPGARKVVVATNIAETSLTIEGIIYVLDPGFCKQKSYNPRTGMESLTITPCSKASANQRAGRAGRVAAGKCFRLYTAWAYQHELEDTTVPEIQRTSLGNLVLLLKSLGIHDLVHFDFLDPPPYETLVLALEQLYALGALNHLGELTTSGRKMAELPVDPMLSKMILASEKYSCSEEILTVAAMLSVNNSIFYRPKDKAVHADNARVNFFLPGGDHLVLLNVYTQWAESGYSSQWCYENFVQFRSMRRARDVREQLQGLLERVQVGLTSCQGDYVCVRKAITSGYFYHIARLTPSGYRTVKQQHTVFIHPNSSLFEQQPLPRCLLYHELVFTTKEFMRQILEIESSWLLEVAPHFYKAKELEDPRTKKMPKTVGKTREELG, from the coding sequence ATGGCGACGCCCGTGGATCTGGAGCCGtgggtgcaggaggagctgcacTCGGTGCTGGGGCCAAGCAAGGGGTACATTGCGCGCTTCCTGATCGCCACAGCGCAGCACTGCTCCTCCCCCGAGGAGTTTGTGCAGCAGCTGCGCAACACCAACACCCTGGACTTCTGCGGGCCTGACTTTGCTCTGAGGCTCTGGAGCAAGGTCCCAGGGAAGGCTGTGGTGGAAAAGCCAGCTCGGGTAGCTGAGCAAGAGGCCCGAGCCCTGTTGGAGAAGAACCGTTCTTATAAGTTGTTGGAAGACTGCAACAGCGAGAGTGGCGAGGAGGTAGTGGGCAGGGACGGGAGCAGCCTCCAGAAGAAGCGGAAGAGACAGAAACAACTCCAGAAGAAAcatcaggaagaggaggaagagtcagTCAGGAAGAAGACTAGGGGGAGTAAATCGCCCAGGGAGGAGGCTCAGAAGCGACTCAAGATGGCTGAGGAAGACCGGAAAGCCATTGTCCCTGAGCTCCGGAAGAAGTCTCGTCGGGAATACCTGGCGAAGAGGGCGCGGGAAAAGCTGGAGGACCTGGAGGCGGAACTGGCTGACGAGGAGGTCCTGTTTGGGGACGTGGAGCTGAGCCTCCATGAGCGCAGGGAGCTCAAGTATAAGCGACGCGTGCGGGACCTGGCTCGGAAGTACCGGGCAGCGGGCCAGCAGGAGAAGCTGGAGGCCACTAATCGCTACCACATGCCCAAGGAGACCCGAGGACAGCCAGCTCGAGCTGTGGACATCGTCGAGGAGGAATCGGGTGCTCCGGGAGAGGAGCAGCAGCGCTGGGAGGAGGCCCAGCTGGGTGCTGCGTCCCTTAAGTTTGGGGCCCGAGATGCTGCTGCACAGGAGCCCAAGTACCagctggtgctggaggaggaggagaccatCGAGTTTGTCCTTGCAGCTCAGCTCCAGGGTGACGAGGAGCCGTCGTCAGGCCCACCTCTGTCAGCCCAGGCCCAGCAGAAGGAGTCCATCCGGGCTGAGCGCCGCAGCCTGCCAGTGTTCCCCTTCCGAGAGGAGCTCCTGACCGCCATTGCCAACCACCAGGTCCTCATCATCGAAGGCGAGACCGGCTCTGGGAAGACTACGCAGATCCCACAGTACCTCTTTGAGGAGGGTTACACAAAGAAGGGCATGAAGATTGCTTGCACCCAGCCTCGGAGAGTGGCGGCCATGAGTGTGGCAGCCCGAGTGGCCCGGGAGATGGGTGTGAAGCTTGGGAATGAGGTGGGCTACAGCATCCGGTTTGAGGACTGCACATCAGAGCGAACAGTTCTCCGCTACATGACAGACGGAATGCTACTCCGGGAGTTCCTCTCTGAGCCTGACCTTGCAAGTTACAGTGTGGTGATGGTGGATGAAGCTCACGAGCGGACCTTGCACACAGACATTCTCTTTGGATTGATCAAAGATGTTGCTAGATTCCGACCGGAGCTCAAGGTCCTGGTGGCTTCAGCCACACTGGATACTGCCCGCTTTTCTGCCTTCTTTGATAACGCCCCTGTCTTCCGAATCCCTGGACGCAGGTTTCCAGTTGACATCTTCTACACCAAGGCCCCAGAGGCTGACTACCTGGAAGCCTGTGTTGTGTCAGTGCTGCAGATCCATGTGACTCAGCCCCCTGGGGATATACTGGTGTTCCTGACAGGGCAGGAGGAGATCGAGGCTGCCTGTGAGATGCTCCGGGACCGCTGCCGCAGACTGGGCTCCAAGATCCGGGAGCTCCTGGTGCTGCCCATTTATGCCAACCTGCCGTCACACATGCAGGCTCGCATCTTCCAGCCCACACCCCCTGGGGCCCGAAAGGTGGTTGTGGCAACAAACATTGCAGAAACTTCCCTCACCATCGAAGGCATCATTTATGTGCTGGATCCAGGGTTCTGTAAGCAGAAGAGCTACAACCCTCGCACAGGCATGGAGTCCCTAACGATCACACCCTGCAGCAAGGCTTCTGCCAATCAGCGGGCTGGCCGCGCAGGCCGAGTGGCTGCAGGGAAGTGCTTCCGCCTGTACACAGCCTGGGCCTATCAGCATGAGCTGGAGGACACCACAGTTCCTGAGATCCAGAGGACAAGCCTGGGCAACCTTGTGCTACTGCTAAAGAGCTTAGGCATCCACGACCTGGTACACTTTGACTTCTTGGACCCTCCACCGTACGAGACCCTGGTGCTGGCTCTGGAACAACTTTATGCCCTTGGCGCCCTCAACCACCTAGGAGAACTCACCACATCTGGTCGAAAGATGGCAgagctgcctgtggatcccatgcTGTCTAAAATGATCCTGGCCTCCGAGAAGTACAGCTGTTCTGAAGAGATCCTGACCGTGGCTGCTATGCTGTCTGTCAACAATTCCATCTTCTACAGGCCCAAGGATAAGGCCGTCCATGCCGACAATGCCCGTGTCAACTTCTTCCTCCCTGGTGGGGACCACCTGGTTCTGCTAAATGTGTACACACAGTGGGCTGAGAGTGGCTACTCTTCCCAGTGGTGCTATGAAAACTTCGTACAGTTCAGATCCATGCGCCGAGCCCGGGATGTGCGGGAACAGCTGCAGGGGCTCTTGGAGCGTGTGCAAGTTGGCTTGACTTCTTGCCAAGGTGACTACGTTTGTGTGCGAAAGGCCATCACTTCGGGTTATTTTTACCACATAGCGAGGCTGACTCCAAGTGGCTACCGCACAGTGAAGCAGCAACACACAGTGTTTATTCATCCCAACTCCTCTCTCTTTGAACAACAGCCACTACCACGCTGCTTGCTCTACCATGAGCTTGTCTTTACCACAAAGGAATTCATGAGACAGATATTGGAGATTGAAAGCAGCTGGCTTTTGGAAGTGGCTCCCCACTTCTATAAGGCCAAGGAGCTAGAAGATCCCCGTACCAAGAAAATGCCTAAAACAGTTGGCAAGACTCGAGAAGAGCTGGGCTAG
- the LOC116074857 gene encoding olfactory receptor 14J1-like, translated as MIVENVTTMSGFLLMGFSDNCELQILHALLFLVAYLFGSAGNFIIITITTLAPQLQSPMYYFLKHLSILDLSSLSVTVPQYVDSSLGGSGYISYEQCVLQVFFFTALAWSELAILTVMSYDRYVAVCLPLHYEVIMSSRKCAWAVAAVWISGGISGTLYTASTLSIRFCGDKIIHQFFCDIPQLLKMSCSNDYFGVLEVSTFISVIAFACFMGIAFSYGQIFSTVLRMPSAEGRSKVFSTCLPHLFVVSFFLSTGICAYLKPTSDSPTTLDLMLSIFYTILPPTLNPVIYSLRNESLKGVVKKLLLSEKLVRKNYVCAVFRAC; from the coding sequence ATGATTGTGGAAAATGTAACCACAATGAGCGGATTTCTCCTCATGGGGTTCTCTGACAACTGTGAGCTGCAGATCTTACATGCTTTGCTCTTCCTGGTGGCATACCTCTTTGGCTCAGCAGGGAActtcatcattatcaccatcacaaCACTGGCCCCACAGCTCCAGTCTCCTATGTATTACTTTCTGAAGCACCTTTCCATTCTGGACCTCTCATCCCTCTCTGTCACAGTTCCCCAGTATGTCGACAGTTCATTGGGAGGAAGTGGCTACATTTCATATGAACAGTGCGTGCTGCAGGTTTTTTTCTTCACAGCTTTGGCCTGGAGTGAGCTGGCCATTCTCACAGTGATGTCTTATGATCGCTATGTGGCCGTCTGCCTCCCACTGCACTATGAAGTCATCATGAGTTCCAGAAAGTGCGCTTGGgctgtggctgctgtgtggaTAAGTGGAGGCATCTCAGGAACTTTATACACAGCAAGTACTCTGTCTATCAGATTCTGTGGGGACAAAATAATTCACCAGTTCTTCTGTGATATCCCCCAGTTGCTCAAGATGTCCTGCTCTAATGATTATTTTGGAGTACTGGAAGTGTCTACTTTCATATCTGTAATAGCTTTTGCCTGCTTTATGGGAATTGCCTTCTCCTATGGCCAGATATTCTCTACAGTTCTCAGGATGCCCTCTGCTGAAGGCCGATCTAAGGTCTTCTCCACCTGCCTGCCCCATCTCTTcgttgtttcattttttctttcaacaGGCATTTGTGCCTATCTAAAGCCAACCTCAGACTCACCAACTACTTTAGACCTCATGCTTTCTATCTTTTACACAATACTACCCCCAACCCTCAACCCTGTTATCTATAGTCTGAGAAATGAGTCCTTGAAGGGAGTTGTAAAGAAATTACTGTTAAGTGAAAAACTTGTCAGGAAAAATTATGTTTGTGCTGTTTTTAGGGCCTGCTAA